The Humulus lupulus chromosome 3, drHumLupu1.1, whole genome shotgun sequence genome window below encodes:
- the LOC133822251 gene encoding protein JINGUBANG: MKIRSWLSTCTTSTATNAAVPHTSKHSVSDQSSVFDMATSSSSSASSSNNSSPSIQSNLSLQTLPSVPSLQTSLSAETLTVSYACLASLEPCLPKQPITCVAVHQSLLYVASAHEFNVYDRTANYSHLDAFNGNDSSSGSIKAVVFTDGKLFTAHQDCKIRVWRVSTTAKTKTNKRYKLLTTLPTVNDRLRRFILPKNYVNVRRHKKRLWIEHSDAVTGLAVNNGMIYSVSWDRSLKIWRTSDLRCVESVKAHDDAINAIAVSPDGTVYTGSADKRIRVWAKPEGEKRHALVATIEKHKSAVNALALNDDGSVLFSGSCDRSILVWEREDSANHMAVSGALRGHERAILCLFNVSDLLLSGSADRTVRIWRRGDEGRYCCLGVLGGHAKPVKSLVAVMEERDSNGVVLNLFSGSLDGQTKVWQVLVSRPNSVTATIS, encoded by the coding sequence ATGAAGATCAGGTCTTGGCTCTCAACTTGCACCACCTCTACCGCCACAAACGCCGCCGTGCCGCACACTTCCAAACACTCGGTTTCCGATCAAAGCAGTGTCTTCGATATGGCCACGTCATCATCATCTTCAGCTTCGAGTAGCAACAACAGCAGTCCCAGCATCCAAAGCAATCTCTCTCTCCAAACACTTCCGTCTGTTCCTTCACTCCAGACATCACTCTCTGCCGAAACCCTAACTGTCTCTTACGCTTGCCTCGCCTCTCTCGAACCGTGTTTGCCTAAGCAGCCGATCACTTGCGTCGCGGTCCACCAAAGCCTTCTGTACGTAGCTTCCGCCCACGAATTCAATGTCTACGATCGGACCGCGAACTACTCCCATCTCGATGCGTTCAACGGCAATGATAGTTCCTCCGGTTCCATTAAGGCCGTTGTCTTCACCGACGGTAAACTATTCACGGCGCACCAGGATTGTAAAATCCGAGTCTGGCGGGTGTCAACGACGGCAAAGACTAAAACTAACAAACGGTACAAGCTGTTGACTACACTCCCTACCGTTAACGACCGATTACGGCGTTTCATTCTCCCTAAGAACTACGTCAACGTCCGTCGTCACAAGAAACGTCTCTGGATTGAACACTCCGACGCCGTTACTGGCCTCGCCGTTAACAACGGTATGATCTACTCCGTTTCTTGGGATAGAAGTTTGAAGATTTGGCGGACATCCGATCTCCGTTGCGTCGAGTCCGTTAAAGCACACGACGACGCAATCAACGCCATAGCCGTTTCGCCAGACGGAACCGTTTACACCGGGTCGGCGGATAAACGGATTCGGGTATGGGCAAAGCCCGAGGGAGAGAAGCGTCACGCGCTGGTAGCGACCATAGAAAAACACAAATCGGCAGTGAACGCGCTAGCTCTAAACGACGACGGATCGGTGCTGTTTTCGGGGTCGTGTGACCGTTCGATCTTGGTGTGGGAGAGAGAGGACAGCGCAAATCATATGGCGGTGAGTGGCGCGCTTAGGGGGCACGAAAGAGCGATACTGTGTTTATTCAACGTCTCTGATTTGTTGCTGAGTGGGTCTGCTGATCGGACGGTTAGGATCTGGCGACGTGGAGATGAAGGAAGGTATTGTTGTTTGGGTGTTTTGGGAGGGCATGCGAAACCGGTGAAATCGTTGGTGGCGGTAATGGAAGAAAGGGATTCAAACGGTGTCGTTTTGAACCTTTTTAGTGGAAGCTTAGATGGGCAGACTAAGGTGTGGCAGGTTCTAGTTTCCAGACCCAATAGCGTCACTGCAACTATATcttaa